In candidate division WOR-3 bacterium, one genomic interval encodes:
- a CDS encoding glycosyltransferase family 4 protein: MKILMVSDVYFPYIGGIPVHIYNLSQELRKRNHTVKILTTNFSTNHFLKIDNNLYNYEEDEKHVYRVGRAIIFRANKSFASFPIGWQLGAQIKEILEKNNFDIIHIHGCLAPLLPLYVLKFSKTKNIITLHSYFKNSLGYTIFRPFLYPFFKKLDGIIAVSNAAKKATQKYFPGKYHIIPNGVDTNFFRPDIKPLQEYLEYYPRLLFVGRFEPRKGLKYLLRALSIIKKEFPNFLLLIVGKGVFGYSYQEYLSEEVKKNIVFCGAVSFEELPRFYATANIFVAPSIGAESFGIVLLEAMACGKPIVASNIPGYREILKNGREGFLVRPCDSREIGEKIIELAREPRRAEEMGKLGREKALNYSWEKISFQVEKFYYQIIHNNGRG; this comes from the coding sequence ATGAAGATTTTAATGGTTTCTGATGTTTATTTTCCTTATATCGGTGGCATTCCGGTTCATATTTATAATTTATCACAAGAGTTAAGAAAACGGAATCATACGGTAAAAATTTTGACAACAAATTTTTCAACCAACCATTTTTTAAAGATTGATAATAATTTGTATAACTATGAAGAAGATGAAAAACATGTTTACCGGGTAGGTAGAGCAATAATTTTTCGGGCTAACAAATCTTTTGCTTCTTTTCCTATCGGATGGCAATTGGGAGCCCAAATAAAAGAGATATTGGAGAAGAACAATTTTGATATTATTCATATTCATGGCTGTTTAGCTCCTTTACTTCCTCTATATGTGTTGAAGTTCTCTAAAACAAAAAATATTATTACTCTTCATTCTTATTTTAAAAATAGTTTGGGATATACTATTTTCCGTCCCTTTCTATATCCTTTTTTTAAAAAACTTGATGGAATTATTGCGGTCTCTAACGCAGCTAAAAAAGCTACCCAGAAATATTTCCCTGGGAAATATCATATAATTCCTAACGGAGTAGATACTAATTTTTTCCGTCCCGACATTAAACCCTTACAGGAATATTTAGAATATTACCCTCGACTATTATTTGTGGGAAGATTCGAACCACGAAAAGGTCTGAAATATCTTTTGCGTGCTTTATCAATAATAAAAAAAGAATTTCCTAATTTTCTTCTTTTGATTGTGGGAAAGGGAGTCTTTGGTTATTCCTATCAAGAATATCTTTCAGAAGAAGTGAAAAAAAACATTGTTTTTTGTGGAGCTGTTTCTTTTGAAGAGTTACCCAGATTTTATGCTACCGCCAATATTTTTGTGGCTCCTTCGATTGGGGCAGAAAGTTTTGGAATTGTTCTCTTAGAAGCAATGGCTTGCGGAAAACCGATTGTGGCTTCTAACATTCCGGGATATCGCGAGATCTTAAAGAACGGCAGAGAAGGTTTTTTAGTAAGACCTTGTGATTCTCGGGAAATTGGTGAAAAAATAATTGAATTAGCTAGGGAACCAAGAAGAGCTGAAGAAATGGGGAAATTAGGTCGAGAAAAGGCTTTAAACTATTCTTGGGAAAAAATAAGTTTCCAAGTAGAAAAATTTTATTATCAGATAATTCACAATAATGGCAGAGGTTAA
- a CDS encoding MFS transporter — MIFSISQAFSLFGDKLDYMAILAMISFLAQKKNLNTSRAISFLSVVVTLPTILFGPFAGIFIDRWDKRKILIFCDLFRAILVAFIPFLVLRLFNLSLVYIICFFVFLLGLFFNATRLSIVPYLVAKRRLLAANSFNNLLGRIATLLGMLVGGFIVDWQIWKKIGISYSWAAGFYIDSFTYWISVLALIYLSTKIKIKRISSPTVISQQSRNFFSLILSKLKLMINDLKEASQYILKNRKVQIVILSVFLFVILGTGALVLYVPIIQESEGLKLGTSGVGFLGTIGSIGLILSSLTYGIWGHKFEKNLVLIITFFLFGILTIILSLTKILPLVIFLLFMCGFFLSPIFVIQDTILQENVPEELRGKIFSLKEWFLHLFFGIFAFIIGQLTYFFPRTTILFSIGVFVMFSSLIIFLIYRRQKELI; from the coding sequence ATGATTTTTTCAATTTCTCAAGCTTTCTCCCTCTTCGGTGATAAATTGGATTATATGGCGATTTTGGCAATGATTAGCTTTCTGGCGCAAAAAAAAAATTTAAATACCTCTCGGGCGATTTCTTTTCTATCTGTTGTTGTTACTTTACCAACGATACTGTTTGGTCCTTTTGCGGGAATTTTTATTGATCGATGGGATAAGAGAAAAATTTTAATTTTTTGTGACTTATTCCGAGCTATATTAGTTGCCTTCATTCCTTTTTTGGTGTTAAGGTTATTTAATTTATCCTTGGTTTATATTATCTGTTTTTTTGTTTTTCTGTTAGGTTTGTTTTTTAACGCTACTCGGTTATCGATTGTTCCTTATTTAGTAGCTAAGAGAAGACTTTTAGCGGCTAATTCTTTCAATAATCTATTAGGAAGAATCGCCACTCTTTTAGGTATGCTAGTTGGTGGGTTTATTGTGGATTGGCAAATTTGGAAGAAAATCGGTATTTCCTATAGTTGGGCTGCTGGTTTTTATATTGATTCTTTTACCTATTGGATTTCAGTTTTAGCATTAATCTATCTTTCTACTAAAATAAAAATAAAAAGAATTTCTTCTCCAACTGTAATTTCTCAACAGTCAAGGAATTTTTTTTCTTTGATTTTATCCAAATTAAAATTAATGATTAATGATTTGAAAGAGGCTTCCCAATATATTTTAAAGAATCGTAAAGTTCAAATAGTAATTCTTTCAGTTTTTTTATTTGTAATTTTGGGCACTGGGGCATTGGTACTTTATGTGCCAATTATTCAGGAGTCAGAAGGTCTTAAATTGGGAACCTCCGGAGTGGGTTTCTTAGGCACTATCGGTTCAATAGGTTTAATCTTAAGTTCATTAACTTATGGAATTTGGGGACACAAATTTGAGAAAAATTTGGTGTTAATTATAACTTTTTTTCTTTTTGGGATTTTAACAATCATCTTGTCTCTTACGAAAATATTACCATTGGTGATTTTTTTACTTTTTATGTGCGGTTTTTTTCTTTCACCGATTTTTGTGATTCAAGATACTATTTTGCAGGAAAATGTTCCTGAAGAACTACGAGGTAAGATTTTTTCTCTCAAAGAATGGTTTTTACATTTATTTTTTGGCATTTTTGCTTTTATTATTGGTCAATTAACCTACTTTTTCCCAAGAACAACAATTTTGTTTTCTATAGGAGTTTTTGTGATGTTCTCTTCTTTGATTATTTTTCTTATTTATCGCCGCCAGAAAGAATTAATTTAA
- a CDS encoding pitrilysin family protein, whose protein sequence is MIQKEKINGVTLVLEHRPFYPSVALCVAFNHGSRDEPKEMNGISHFVEHMLFKGTKNKTAKEISYYAESIGCILDAFTGREMTGIYARFLKEFAEPVCDLLKEIICYPLFNSQEFEKEREVIIEEIKQSNEDDEDLLFNLFFNTLFPNASLGLPIAGKIETIKKFTPEIIKQFYWENYTKSKVVISVVGDLEKEVYQKMSENLLLKEGSENKREIIKEGGSLKISVKNKTDLDSVYFILGKKIFFQEEKEKYALSIFNTSLGGSLSSRLFQRLREEEGLVYQISSFVDFYEDVTIFGIYFVCDKAKLEKTLNIVTEELIKLKKEGFTKREYEIALNYTKSAIVIHLENPLNRSFNLAKNEFIYGRSFTVEEILDAYNQVKKEQLDLITEKVLSSLNEFSVASVGNVEESDVIKILPKEIY, encoded by the coding sequence ATGATACAAAAAGAAAAAATTAATGGTGTTACTTTAGTTTTAGAACATCGTCCTTTTTATCCTTCAGTGGCATTGTGTGTGGCTTTTAATCATGGTTCTCGAGATGAACCGAAAGAAATGAACGGTATTTCTCATTTTGTTGAACATATGTTATTTAAGGGAACAAAAAATAAGACGGCAAAAGAAATTTCTTATTATGCGGAATCGATTGGTTGTATATTGGATGCTTTTACTGGAAGAGAGATGACCGGAATTTACGCTCGTTTCTTAAAAGAATTTGCTGAACCAGTTTGTGATTTATTAAAGGAAATTATTTGTTATCCTCTTTTTAATTCTCAGGAATTTGAAAAGGAACGAGAAGTAATTATTGAAGAAATAAAACAGTCTAATGAGGATGACGAAGATCTTCTTTTTAATCTTTTTTTTAATACCCTTTTTCCTAATGCTTCTCTTGGACTTCCAATTGCTGGTAAAATCGAGACTATTAAAAAGTTTACTCCCGAAATAATAAAACAGTTTTATTGGGAAAATTACACTAAAAGTAAAGTTGTGATTTCAGTGGTTGGCGATTTAGAGAAAGAGGTTTATCAAAAAATGAGCGAGAATTTACTTCTTAAAGAAGGAAGTGAAAATAAAAGAGAAATAATAAAAGAAGGCGGATCTTTAAAAATTAGCGTAAAAAATAAGACGGATTTAGACAGTGTATATTTTATTTTAGGGAAAAAAATTTTTTTTCAAGAAGAGAAAGAAAAATATGCTCTATCCATTTTTAACACCTCCTTGGGCGGTTCTCTTTCTTCGCGTCTTTTTCAAAGATTAAGGGAAGAAGAAGGTTTAGTGTACCAAATTTCTTCCTTCGTTGATTTTTATGAAGATGTAACAATTTTTGGTATCTATTTTGTGTGTGATAAAGCGAAATTAGAAAAGACCCTTAACATTGTTACTGAAGAATTGATAAAATTAAAGAAAGAGGGGTTCACAAAAAGAGAATACGAGATAGCATTAAATTATACTAAAAGTGCAATCGTGATTCATTTGGAAAATCCGTTAAACCGCAGTTTTAATTTGGCTAAAAATGAATTTATTTATGGTCGTTCTTTTACTGTTGAAGAAATTTTGGATGCCTATAATCAAGTGAAAAAAGAACAATTAGATTTAATAACAGAAAAAGTTTTATCTTCTTTAAATGAATTCAGTGTCGCCAGTGTTGGCAATGTTGAAGAGTCAGATGTTATAAAAATATTACCTAAAGAAATATATTAA
- a CDS encoding SLBB domain-containing protein, producing the protein MWYFVFLIIYQQISPSFVPSQITPATNISSAPVRGSELVGVEAPIISEEYILMPGDNLLITIKGKVNYSYTTWVTYEGKVQIILKSNFPGGLEKMETVDVIRISGLTIKEAQDSLTKVFLKYYNDVFVKLTLVGLRSGVVLVTGEVYYPGTYYAMPVERVSQIIAKAGGITPNGSKINIRLIRGKDTLKVDIEKFENEGDITANPFVQSGDKIYVPPIINSVQIKGAIFGRGEYRLRTSVTTVERERVSEGRYEIRENERLLEVLKKAGGVTPWADLDNSYLEREISNASKIKIPLNLRKLLIENDLSYNLELKNGDIIYIPEKENNIYVNGEVANPQVIKFQENLTISQYIAIAGGYTQYADRRKVYVIRKGKKITQLNNLELNPGDIIYVPRIPIKFWEDYLQIFSTLFPIILTILYTAK; encoded by the coding sequence ATGTGGTATTTTGTTTTTTTGATTATTTACCAACAAATTTCCCCTTCTTTTGTTCCTTCTCAAATTACGCCAGCAACCAATATTTCCTCTGCGCCTGTACGTGGTAGCGAACTTGTAGGAGTCGAAGCACCAATAATTTCAGAAGAATATATTTTAATGCCCGGCGATAATTTGTTGATAACTATTAAAGGCAAAGTAAATTATTCATACACTACTTGGGTGACTTATGAAGGGAAAGTTCAAATAATATTAAAATCTAATTTTCCCGGAGGATTAGAAAAAATGGAAACGGTAGATGTAATTCGGATTAGTGGATTGACAATAAAGGAAGCCCAAGATTCCTTGACTAAAGTATTTTTAAAATATTATAATGATGTATTTGTCAAACTTACGCTAGTGGGACTTCGTTCGGGAGTTGTTTTGGTTACTGGAGAAGTCTATTATCCCGGAACTTATTATGCAATGCCGGTAGAAAGGGTTTCTCAAATAATTGCTAAAGCTGGAGGAATTACTCCTAATGGTTCAAAAATAAATATTCGATTAATAAGGGGTAAAGACACTTTAAAAGTAGATATTGAGAAATTTGAAAATGAAGGAGATATTACGGCTAATCCTTTTGTACAATCAGGAGATAAAATTTATGTACCGCCCATAATCAATAGTGTTCAAATCAAAGGTGCTATTTTTGGACGTGGAGAATATCGTTTACGTACTTCTGTAACTACTGTTGAAAGAGAACGAGTAAGCGAAGGAAGGTATGAAATAAGAGAAAATGAAAGATTATTAGAAGTATTAAAAAAAGCCGGTGGAGTTACTCCTTGGGCAGATTTAGATAATAGTTATTTAGAAAGAGAAATTTCAAATGCTTCAAAAATTAAAATTCCTCTTAATTTAAGAAAATTATTAATAGAAAACGATCTTTCTTATAATTTGGAATTAAAAAATGGTGATATTATTTACATACCAGAAAAGGAAAACAATATCTATGTAAATGGAGAAGTGGCCAATCCTCAGGTAATAAAATTTCAAGAAAATTTAACTATTTCTCAGTACATTGCAATAGCCGGAGGATATACTCAATATGCCGACAGAAGAAAAGTTTATGTAATAAGAAAAGGTAAGAAAATTACTCAACTTAATAATTTAGAACTCAATCCCGGTGATATTATCTATGTGCCTCGGATACCAATAAAATTCTGGGAAGATTATTTACAGATCTTTTCTACTCTTTTCCCAATTATTTTAACAATTTTATATACTGCTAAATAA
- the ala gene encoding alanine dehydrogenase, with translation MEVLFLNLKEVTKILKMDLALKAVEKAFYEKGMGRVIMPPKVYLFYEKYQGDIRVMPAYLPTYEISGVKVVNVHPNNPSKYKIPSVMATIILISPKNGAPLAILDGTAITNIRTGAAGGIATKYLARKDASILSLVGAGVQAETQLLAIIRVRKIKQVKVYDINIKVAKNFQRKFQSLVKIPIVICSSIEECVRDADIISTQTPVREPIIKVEWIKPGVHINAIGADAPGKEELDWEILKKGKVYVDDWEQASHSGEINVPLEKGFIKKEDIKGEIGEVICGKIPGREKDEEITIFDSTGLGIQDLVCAYQVYKIAKRKKIGKRITIF, from the coding sequence ATGGAAGTATTATTTTTAAATCTAAAAGAAGTAACAAAGATTTTAAAAATGGATTTAGCCTTAAAGGCAGTAGAAAAAGCCTTTTATGAAAAAGGAATGGGTCGTGTAATTATGCCTCCTAAGGTTTATCTTTTTTACGAAAAATATCAAGGCGATATCCGGGTAATGCCAGCCTATTTGCCTACTTACGAAATTTCTGGTGTTAAAGTAGTTAATGTGCATCCGAACAACCCTTCAAAATACAAAATTCCCAGCGTAATGGCAACAATTATTTTGATTTCTCCTAAGAATGGCGCTCCTTTAGCTATTTTAGATGGAACAGCAATTACTAATATTCGTACCGGAGCAGCTGGAGGAATAGCTACTAAATACCTGGCAAGGAAAGATGCTTCAATACTTTCTTTAGTAGGTGCCGGAGTACAGGCTGAAACGCAGCTTTTAGCAATTATCCGGGTGAGAAAAATTAAACAGGTGAAAGTTTATGATATAAACATCAAAGTAGCAAAAAACTTTCAAAGAAAGTTTCAATCACTTGTGAAAATACCAATTGTTATTTGTTCTTCAATTGAAGAATGTGTCAGAGATGCTGATATCATTTCTACCCAAACACCCGTAAGAGAGCCAATAATTAAAGTCGAATGGATCAAACCGGGTGTTCACATCAATGCGATTGGTGCCGATGCCCCAGGAAAAGAAGAATTAGATTGGGAGATTCTGAAGAAAGGAAAAGTTTATGTTGATGATTGGGAGCAAGCATCTCATTCTGGGGAAATAAATGTTCCTTTAGAAAAGGGATTTATTAAAAAAGAAGATATTAAAGGCGAAATTGGCGAAGTTATTTGTGGAAAAATTCCTGGTAGAGAAAAGGATGAAGAAATTACTATTTTTGATTCTACCGGTTTAGGAATTCAAGATTTAGTTTGTGCTTACCAAGTTTATAAAATAGCAAAAAGAAAGAAAATCGGTAAAAGAATCACTATTTTTTAA
- a CDS encoding polyribonucleotide nucleotidyltransferase yields MSKVEIEIGGRILSIETGNLARQADGSALVRYGDTIVLTTATYKKEKKNTFQDFLPLTVDYRELAYAAGKIPGGFFKREGKPRDKEIIVSRLIDRSIRPLFPKTFNQDVQVISFLLSFDQENEGDILGIIGASTSLLLSEIPFSQPIAAVRIGKIDNKYIVNPTLKELEVSTLDLVVSATKNAPVMLEGDGKEVQPEDIIEAIEIAMGEIRKIIDAQERLIIDVSKLEVPEKLLPEEFIKEVKEIIEEKTIQAYQIVDKKERQESLRKIREEAFNLLKDKYPDCENQIQYVIEECAREYVRKLILKEHRRIDGRTPDEIRPLSCAVSVLPRTHGSAIFTRGQTQCLAVVTLGTKSDEQIVDDLEGEGTKRFMLHYNFPPFSTGEIKPLRAPTRREIGHGYLAERAFKYLLPSEEEFPYTIRVVSDILESNGSSSMATVCGATLSLMDAGVPLKKAVAGIAMGLVKEDNDYVILTDITGTEDHYGDMDFKLAGTKDGITAIQLDLKIQGVSLEILKEAIEKARVAHRKILELMAKSIDQPRKCLSTFAPRVFAFQIPKDKIGAVIGTGGKVIRKIIDETNTEIFIEDDGKITISGPNEEAIEKAKSRILAIVEDVEVGKVYLGEVKRIVPFGVFIEIAPGKEGLCHISQWANYRVKNLTSEVKVGDKVFVRVIAIDEMGRIQLSRKAVGITTNDTKRKN; encoded by the coding sequence ATGAGTAAGGTAGAGATAGAAATCGGAGGCAGGATTTTATCAATCGAGACTGGTAACCTCGCCCGCCAAGCTGATGGTAGCGCTTTAGTTCGTTATGGCGACACAATTGTGCTTACTACTGCCACTTATAAAAAAGAAAAGAAGAATACTTTTCAAGATTTTTTACCTTTAACTGTTGATTATCGGGAACTCGCTTATGCGGCCGGTAAAATTCCTGGTGGTTTTTTTAAAAGAGAAGGGAAACCAAGGGATAAAGAGATTATTGTTTCCCGTTTAATTGACCGTTCTATAAGGCCGCTTTTCCCAAAAACCTTTAACCAAGATGTGCAGGTGATTAGTTTTCTTCTTTCTTTTGATCAAGAAAATGAAGGCGATATTTTAGGAATTATTGGTGCTTCAACTAGTCTTCTTCTATCAGAGATTCCTTTTTCTCAACCAATTGCTGCTGTTCGCATTGGTAAGATTGATAATAAATATATAGTTAATCCAACTCTTAAAGAATTGGAGGTGTCTACTTTAGATTTAGTAGTTAGCGCTACTAAAAATGCGCCAGTAATGTTAGAAGGTGATGGTAAAGAGGTTCAACCGGAAGATATTATCGAAGCAATTGAAATAGCAATGGGAGAGATAAGAAAAATCATTGATGCACAAGAAAGATTAATTATTGATGTTTCTAAGTTAGAAGTACCCGAGAAGTTATTACCCGAAGAGTTTATTAAAGAAGTAAAAGAGATAATTGAAGAAAAAACAATTCAGGCTTATCAGATTGTTGACAAAAAAGAAAGGCAGGAGAGTTTAAGAAAAATTCGGGAAGAAGCTTTTAATCTTCTAAAAGATAAATATCCTGATTGTGAAAACCAAATTCAATATGTAATCGAAGAATGTGCGCGGGAATATGTGAGAAAATTAATACTTAAAGAACATAGAAGAATAGACGGTCGTACCCCTGATGAAATCCGACCACTTTCTTGTGCTGTTTCGGTACTGCCACGAACCCATGGTTCAGCTATTTTTACCCGAGGTCAAACACAATGTTTAGCTGTTGTCACTTTAGGAACAAAAAGCGACGAACAGATCGTTGATGATTTAGAAGGTGAAGGGACAAAACGTTTTATGCTTCATTATAATTTCCCACCTTTCTCTACCGGTGAGATAAAACCCTTACGAGCCCCTACCAGAAGAGAAATTGGTCATGGTTATTTAGCCGAACGGGCTTTTAAATATCTCTTGCCCAGTGAAGAAGAGTTTCCCTATACTATTCGAGTGGTTTCTGATATTTTAGAATCAAACGGTTCTTCTTCGATGGCGACAGTTTGTGGCGCCACTTTATCTTTAATGGATGCCGGAGTACCTTTGAAGAAAGCGGTAGCTGGTATCGCCATGGGATTGGTAAAGGAAGATAACGATTATGTAATTTTAACTGATATTACAGGTACAGAAGACCATTACGGAGATATGGATTTTAAATTGGCTGGGACAAAAGATGGTATCACTGCTATTCAATTAGATTTAAAAATTCAAGGAGTTTCTTTAGAAATTTTGAAAGAAGCAATAGAAAAGGCTCGGGTGGCTCACAGAAAAATATTAGAATTGATGGCGAAATCGATTGACCAACCAAGAAAATGTCTTTCTACCTTTGCTCCTCGAGTATTTGCTTTCCAAATTCCTAAGGATAAAATTGGTGCAGTAATTGGCACCGGAGGCAAAGTAATAAGAAAAATAATTGACGAAACAAACACTGAAATTTTTATTGAAGATGATGGAAAAATAACAATTTCTGGACCTAATGAGGAAGCGATTGAAAAAGCAAAATCTCGAATTTTAGCAATTGTTGAAGACGTTGAAGTTGGAAAAGTATATTTAGGGGAAGTAAAAAGAATAGTTCCCTTTGGCGTGTTTATTGAAATTGCTCCTGGCAAAGAAGGACTTTGTCATATTTCTCAATGGGCTAATTACCGAGTTAAAAATTTAACAAGTGAAGTGAAGGTTGGGGACAAAGTTTTTGTGAGAGTGATTGCTATTGATGAGATGGGGAGAATTCAACTTTCCCGAAAAGCAGTAGGAATAACAACCAATGATACAAAAAGAAAAAATTAA
- the efp gene encoding elongation factor P has protein sequence MISASEVKEGMVLKMEDGFYKVITSEYKAGTAKFGSLVHLKLKNLQTGSFTERRFSPDDKLQAVHLEIVEMEYLYNDGENFYFMHPETYEQFSLSKKIIGDFAIFLKEGFKIKVEFYEGKPIDFIMPKTVDLRVIETGAGVKSETDAAYKTAKLENGLEIMVPQFIKINDIVRISTETKKYIERVK, from the coding sequence ATGATTTCAGCTAGTGAAGTAAAAGAGGGCATGGTATTAAAAATGGAAGATGGATTTTACAAAGTAATAACAAGTGAATACAAAGCAGGAACAGCAAAATTTGGTAGTCTTGTTCATTTAAAATTAAAAAATCTCCAAACCGGTTCCTTCACTGAAAGAAGATTTAGCCCCGATGATAAATTGCAAGCTGTTCACTTAGAGATTGTAGAAATGGAGTATCTATATAACGATGGTGAGAATTTCTATTTTATGCATCCCGAAACTTACGAACAATTTTCTTTATCAAAAAAAATTATTGGTGACTTTGCTATTTTCTTAAAGGAGGGTTTCAAAATTAAAGTAGAATTTTATGAAGGAAAACCCATTGATTTCATAATGCCCAAAACCGTCGACCTGCGAGTAATAGAAACCGGTGCTGGCGTTAAAAGTGAAACAGACGCGGCCTACAAAACTGCTAAATTAGAAAATGGACTCGAAATTATGGTTCCTCAATTTATTAAGATAAATGATATTGTAAGAATAAGTACCGAAACAAAAAAATATATCGAAAGAGTAAAATAA
- the ftsY gene encoding signal recognition particle-docking protein FtsY codes for MNIFEKLKNTLKKTKEQFKKIFLSDNLEELEEALLSADIGTQLTQKLIEKCKKIKNNKKEFLKKELLNILSLPYEERFFSFPKVILIIGVNGSGKTTTVGKLAYYYKIKGQNVIIASADTYRDAATEQLKIWAEKIKTEIILSQKGQDAAAIVFDAIQSAQKRGKDIVIVDTAGRLHTRKELIEELKKIIRVINKIKKSEPEEIFLTIDASVGQNGIEQAKIFKEEIGVTGIIVTKLDGTAKGGIIIPIAYELKLPICYIGCGEELNDLIPFSAEAFIKAILED; via the coding sequence ATGAATATATTCGAAAAACTAAAAAATACCTTAAAAAAAACAAAAGAACAATTTAAAAAAATATTTTTATCAGATAACTTAGAAGAATTGGAAGAAGCCTTACTTTCTGCCGATATTGGAACTCAATTAACTCAAAAATTAATTGAAAAATGTAAAAAAATAAAAAACAATAAAAAAGAATTTTTAAAAAAAGAACTCCTTAATATCTTATCTCTACCTTATGAGGAAAGATTTTTTTCTTTTCCCAAAGTTATTTTAATAATCGGTGTAAATGGTAGTGGTAAAACTACCACCGTAGGTAAACTTGCGTATTATTATAAAATTAAAGGACAGAACGTTATCATTGCTTCTGCCGACACTTATCGAGATGCTGCTACTGAACAGTTAAAAATTTGGGCGGAAAAAATTAAAACCGAAATTATCCTTTCCCAAAAAGGTCAAGATGCTGCGGCGATTGTTTTCGACGCCATCCAATCAGCACAGAAGAGAGGAAAAGATATTGTGATAGTTGATACAGCCGGGAGATTACATACTCGCAAAGAATTGATTGAAGAACTTAAAAAAATTATTCGGGTGATAAATAAAATAAAAAAAAGTGAACCGGAGGAAATATTTCTAACAATAGATGCTTCGGTAGGACAAAATGGGATTGAACAAGCAAAAATCTTCAAAGAAGAAATTGGAGTTACTGGTATTATTGTAACGAAATTAGATGGCACGGCTAAAGGAGGAATAATTATTCCTATTGCTTATGAACTTAAATTACCGATTTGTTATATAGGATGTGGTGAAGAATTAAACGATTTAATTCCTTTTTCTGCGGAAGCCTTCATTAAAGCAATCTTAGAAGATTAA
- a CDS encoding sugar transferase yields MKKNLLVNIILFLLDFLVLSFSYFLGYITRALFLPKIFPQLSFPLPFKIFSDRFYFLFIYFLIFFFNDLYGKRFDLTEELQKLWKGLLLGTIIIIFIAYLTQIYSFSRIVILLAFIFSLILLPITRWAAKLLLAKVGLFVKKVKIIGEKEIIEDLKKEITRQRYLGYQLIKKEEQPDILIVADKFFKEKFPSFFSEIFILADLNLLQTQNVEIEKIGKYLFLKPKYNLLKPFNLFIKTVIEYSLSLIIFIISLPLFFLISFLIKITSPGPVFYKQKRIGLQGKFFTLYKFRTMKMEAQKYQEIFKEKHFNEWQKKLKIPGTEKLITPLGKFLRRFSLDELPQLINILKGEMALVGPRPYLLEEKELIKDYLPIISKVKPGLTGLWQISGRGNLTLQERLMLDEYYVKNWSLWLDFSILLLTFKAILMYENPY; encoded by the coding sequence GTGAAAAAAAATTTATTAGTAAATATTATCCTTTTCTTATTAGACTTCTTAGTATTATCCTTTTCTTATTTTTTAGGTTATATTACCAGAGCCTTATTTTTGCCAAAAATTTTTCCTCAACTTTCTTTTCCTTTGCCTTTCAAGATATTCTCTGATCGATTTTATTTTTTGTTTATTTATTTTTTAATATTCTTTTTTAATGATTTATATGGTAAAAGATTTGACCTAACTGAAGAACTTCAAAAATTATGGAAAGGACTTTTATTGGGAACAATAATTATTATTTTTATTGCTTATCTTACTCAAATTTATAGCTTTTCGCGGATTGTAATCCTGCTGGCTTTCATTTTTTCTTTAATTCTTCTTCCCATTACCCGGTGGGCAGCTAAATTACTTTTAGCAAAGGTTGGTTTGTTTGTAAAAAAAGTAAAAATTATTGGAGAAAAAGAAATAATAGAAGATTTAAAAAAAGAGATTACCCGCCAACGGTACTTAGGTTATCAATTAATTAAAAAAGAAGAACAACCCGATATTCTAATCGTGGCGGACAAATTTTTTAAAGAAAAATTTCCTTCTTTCTTTTCGGAAATTTTTATTCTTGCTGATTTAAATCTTTTACAAACCCAAAATGTTGAAATTGAAAAAATTGGTAAATATTTATTTTTAAAACCAAAGTATAATCTTTTAAAACCTTTTAATCTCTTTATCAAAACGGTAATAGAATATTCATTATCGCTAATTATCTTTATAATCTCTTTGCCGCTATTTTTCCTAATTTCTTTCTTAATAAAAATTACCTCTCCTGGCCCGGTTTTTTATAAACAAAAAAGAATTGGACTTCAAGGTAAATTTTTTACTCTTTATAAATTCCGTACAATGAAAATGGAGGCTCAAAAATATCAAGAAATTTTTAAAGAAAAACATTTTAATGAATGGCAGAAAAAATTAAAAATTCCTGGAACGGAAAAATTAATAACACCTTTAGGAAAATTTCTAAGAAGATTTAGTTTAGATGAATTACCTCAATTAATAAATATATTAAAAGGAGAGATGGCTTTAGTAGGTCCACGTCCTTATTTACTAGAAGAAAAAGAACTAATAAAAGATTATTTGCCAATTATTTCTAAAGTAAAACCAGGGTTAACCGGTTTATGGCAAATTTCTGGCCGAGGCAATTTAACCTTACAAGAGCGATTGATGCTTGATGAATATTATGTAAAAAATTGGTCACTCTGGTTAGATTTTTCAATTTTACTGTTGACCTTTAAGGCAATACTTATGTACGAAAATCCTTATTAA